CGCTGCTAGCGTCCTTTATTATGGCTGTCGTCGGTTTCCAGGTGCTTATTGATGGAATCGGGAGCATTTTTAAGGGTGGAAAGCAAACGCCGGATATCACCTCCGCAGGTGTAGCCGTGATTTGTGCAGTTATTATGCTGGGAGTGTATCTGTACAATAGCAGACTGGCCCGGCAGATTAACAATAAGGCGTTGCTGGCAGCGGCTAAGGATAATCTGTCAGATGCGCTTGTCAGTGTCGGAGCAGCGGTAGGTATTATCGGCGCACAGCTCGGATTGCCATGGCTGGATACCGTTGCGGCGATCGCGGTAGGATTTATGATATGCAAGACGGCATGGGATATCTTTAAAGATTCCACACATAGTTTGACGGATGGATTTGACGAGCAGGAGCTGTCTGACTTACGGAGTACGATTGCCCATATACCTGGAGTAGAGAGAATTCGAGACGTTAAGGCACGGGTACACGGTAATCATGCGCTGGTGGATGTGGTCATTGAGGTGAATCCGCAACTCAGCCTGATTGAAGGACATCGGATCAGCGACCGAATTGAGGAACGCTTGCAAGAGGTTCATAATACAATGCATGTCCACGTCCATGTAGAACCCAAATTATAGTTTAATTATTTAATAGTTAGCCATAAAAGAGACTTTAGACCTATATGCAAAGAGTTGATACGTTCTCTTTTGTGACGTTTGGATTATATCTCTCTTCCTGCTGCTTTTACTATAATGAAGGCATGTCCGGCTATATTGGTCGGAATTGGACATGCTCTTCAAATTCGTAAAAACAGCCAGGAGGTGCAACATTGAGAAGACGTGTGATGGGAACGCTCATGACGTCAGCCGCGCTATTGGCAGCAATTCATGTGTCGCCGGGTCAGGTTGACGCAGCGGCATCGACAGCATCCACAGGTCAGAAGGCGGTCATTCAATCGGCAGTAAAGCTCAGATCGAATCCTTCGACGACGGGGGATGTAGTCAGCTTTATGAAGCAGGGAGAGGCCGTAACGGTATTGGAGAAAACGAACAGCTATTGGTACAAGGTCAAGACTTCTGGTGGAGTTACCGGATACACGAGCAGCTCTGACAAGTACATAAAAGTTGGCACTACCAGCGCCGCTGCTACTG
This DNA window, taken from Paenibacillus kribbensis, encodes the following:
- a CDS encoding cation diffusion facilitator family transporter yields the protein MVNVYEEIRKGERGAWVSIGAYLLLSGFKLISGYIFASSALLADGFNNVTDIVVSVAVLIGLRISQKPPDSDHAYGHFRAETIAALLASFIMAVVGFQVLIDGIGSIFKGGKQTPDITSAGVAVICAVIMLGVYLYNSRLARQINNKALLAAAKDNLSDALVSVGAAVGIIGAQLGLPWLDTVAAIAVGFMICKTAWDIFKDSTHSLTDGFDEQELSDLRSTIAHIPGVERIRDVKARVHGNHALVDVVIEVNPQLSLIEGHRISDRIEERLQEVHNTMHVHVHVEPKL